In Cyclopterus lumpus isolate fCycLum1 chromosome 13, fCycLum1.pri, whole genome shotgun sequence, the genomic window TGTCACCGTGCCGCCGCCCCCGCCCGCCGCCGTACCTGGGAAGATGTTGATGTCGATCACGGTGAGGGTGTGCGTGTGAATGCTGATGATGAGGTCCACGCCGAACAGGGCCATGCCGAGCTGAACCCGGAGCTCTCCGACCAGAGCGGCCACGGCCTCAGAGCTGGGAGGAGCCCGGGACGCCGTCTGCCCGTCCAGCTGAGAGatcgggagggagggagggaggggttatTTTTAGGGTGGATTTCAGGTGAGGGTCTACCTGTGAATGTAGACGGCTGCGTCAAACGGTTTAAAACGTAGAATGCGAACATTAGTTTTGCAGATATGTAACCGGCGCTTAGGTAATAATGGGTATTAATAAAGCATGATTACTCACTGCTGTGAGGTCAGAGTTTGACTCCGGCTTGGACACCTCGTGGCTGTTGAAGAagatggtcttcctgtctggaTGCAGAGAGAAATCACAAATGGGGAGGgaacagataaagaaaagaacaagacaCGGCGGGACGTGGCAGGAAAGGAAAGGTAGAAAATGGAAAGGACAACGTAGTAGatggaagagaaggaaagaaaagaaaaggagaagaaaggaaatggAGGGGAGTAGACAGGAAAGGGACTAGGAAGGGATGTGAGGGGATGAAAAGGAaaggtaaataaagtaaaaggacAAGTATAAGGAAGCAAAGTAATGGAAAAGACCGAAGAGGGAAGGAAATGACAAGGTGGGAAAGGGAATGAAAACCAAAAAGACAAGaaagtaaaaaggaaaagaaacggGAGGAAAGTAAAGGACAAGGAAGGGAAGCGAGGGAATGGGAAGGAAAGGACAAGACggagaaaagaaggaaatgaaaagacaagaggaataggaatgaaaacaaaaaaggacgaggaagtaaagagaaagaaatggaaggagaagaaggtaAAGAACAAAGAAGGGTTGGCAAAGGGGTGAAAAGGAAAGGACAACACTGAAagggggaaggaaaggaaaggaaaggcaCGTGGATATCCAGCGTTTTTTCGTCTACCGGTTGCAGACTGACCACAGGCACCCGAGGGGAAGTTCTTGAGCGAAGGCCTCTCCACGCAGAAGTGTCGGTCTCCGACCACGAACACCTTGTGCAGGACGGCGCCGTGGTTGACGAAGCTCTGGAGGACGCAGGGAGGCCGGATGTCCTCCAGGCCGCCGCCGCTGAAGATCAGAGACATCTGCAGATGTCAAGGCACGGGCGTTACAAAATgtaattggggggggggggggggcaagaacCGCAAAGTCCAACGCTCCGGCACTCACCTCGTGGGAAAGGGAGCCGTGGGCCACTCTGGTTTTACAAACTGcatggggaggaaaaaaaagaaaagagaaagtgttCGTGGGAATTCTGTCACACTTTCATGAGCTggaagcaacaaaaaaagaggaaagaagacacaCTATTCTCACATAATCTGACAAATATGTTGCTGGCAGACACGAAGAAACTGGGAGGTGGTTTTCCTCGCTGTTAGTCTAATAAGGAAGGAAGTgaaaggcagaaagagagagtgaacTGACTGAGAGGAAAGCTCACGCCCTGGGTCATCATAGCCTGTTGGATGGATGGCGGCTCACTGGCCCGGTGGATCTCCAGATAAGGAGGGCTGCAGATGCTCCAGTCTGCAGGGCGGCGTATAATATATAGGAGAGGTTAATCTACATCTACGAGCAGCAGGAAAAAACGTCAAAAGCCTTCGCTTCACCTCGGAGCGACTCGCGCAGCTCGCTCATGATCCGGTAAGAGGCGAAGCGGTCCAGCAGCCGGGTCATGGCGGGCAACGGGTCCAGGAGAACCGTGGCGGGGTGAGCCGACACGTAGCTCTGCGAcgcaagaagaaagaaaagagttaAAAAAGACAGATTCTTCCAAGCACGAACGACAAACTGCTCGTCGACAAAGcggacgttaaaaaaaaacagacgcgTACCTGGAAGTTGGCGAGGAGCTGCTGCGATTGGCTGTCTTGCTCGGCCTCCACGATGACATCGGACAGCTTGTGAACGATGACGTCGAAGGGCCCCTGGTGCACCAGCGGCCGAGTGAGGTCGATCTGAAGGAGAAGAGACCTTTACATCCCAAACGGTTCAATACTTttgatattatttaaatgtgaaatcaTACATCTTCAGAGGATATAACGACTCTTGACTCTCTCCGTCTGTGCCAATAAGCAGAGGTGACATTGGGCCTCTGAGTCACAGCAAGAAAAGCAGGTGTAACTCTCCCTGAGTGTAGCTCTGCCCCTGCCGCTGGCATGACAGCAGTGTGATTAATCCTAACACACCTGTGCCTAATGAGTCACGTGTCGCTCCCTGGGAGCTGTACGTCTGACCCGTATGTGCGTTATTGCTGTTAGGGGTCGCGCTTATCACTCATCATCCATTCGTCGACAGAAAGGAAGCACCGCCCCGCGGCCCACACAACCAGCCAGACCTGCCGGGTCAAACGCGACCAaacactacccagcatgctcctggatGTCTGAGGAATAAGACGCATGAAAGCAGCGGGAGGTCGGCGACGCCCCGGGTTCCATATCATGTCATCTGACCAGAGAACAGCTTTTGTTGtctgctgtttacattccttgtgatgcaatacatttaaaaaaaaaagatgcactaCGGGAATGTCCTGCTGTGTCTGATTATTCACTGGGCGTCAGCTGCTTGCGACATAAAGACAATACATGACGTGGATCATTACAGCATGACGtcctctctctttatctctctctctcgtgctcCTGTGCAGATATTCACATGCATTGAAATGC contains:
- the LOC117741987 gene encoding inositol-tetrakisphosphate 1-kinase-like isoform X1, which encodes MSGGRVGFCLSDKKRKRMNLDAFAVFCEGHGVDVVQIDLTRPLVHQGPFDVIVHKLSDVIVEAEQDSQSQQLLANFQSYVSAHPATVLLDPLPAMTRLLDRFASYRIMSELRESLRDWSICSPPYLEIHRASEPPSIQQAMMTQGVSFPLICKTRVAHGSLSHEMSLIFSGGGLEDIRPPCVLQSFVNHGAVLHKVFVVGDRHFCVERPSLKNFPSGACGQSATDRKTIFFNSHEVSKPESNSDLTALDGQTASRAPPSSEAVAALVGELRVQLGMALFGVDLIISIHTHTLTVIDINIFPGTAAGGGGGTVTDPVACTDMSSPLLSQATREFPSSSPPCSATSSPCWTNARQEEVHLLLQPASESPSSASGAVKSPPLASSPVCWDQNSRRRFH
- the LOC117741987 gene encoding inositol-tetrakisphosphate 1-kinase-like isoform X2, which encodes MSGGRVGFCLSDKKRKRMNLDAFAVFCEGHGVDVVQIDLTRPLVHQGPFDVIVHKLSDVIVEAEQDSQSQQLLANFQSYVSAHPATVLLDPLPAMTRLLDRFASYRIMSELRESLRDWSICSPPYLEIHRASEPPSIQQAMMTQGVSFPLICKTRVAHGSLSHEMSLIFSGGGLEDIRPPCVLQSFVNHGAVLHKVFVVGDRHFCVERPSLKNFPSGACDRKTIFFNSHEVSKPESNSDLTALDGQTASRAPPSSEAVAALVGELRVQLGMALFGVDLIISIHTHTLTVIDINIFPGTAAGGGGGTVTDPVACTDMSSPLLSQATREFPSSSPPCSATSSPCWTNARQEEVHLLLQPASESPSSASGAVKSPPLASSPVCWDQNSRRRFH
- the LOC117741987 gene encoding inositol-tetrakisphosphate 1-kinase-like isoform X5, producing MTRLLDRFASYRIMSELRESLRDWSICSPPYLEIHRASEPPSIQQAMMTQGVSFPLICKTRVAHGSLSHEMSLIFSGGGLEDIRPPCVLQSFVNHGAVLHKVFVVGDRHFCVERPSLKNFPSGACGQSATDRKTIFFNSHEVSKPESNSDLTALDGQTASRAPPSSEAVAALVGELRVQLGMALFGVDLIISIHTHTLTVIDINIFPGTAAGGGGGTVTDPVACTDMSSPLLSQATREFPSSSPPCSATSSPCWTNARQEEVHLLLQPASESPSSASGAVKSPPLASSPVCWDQNSRRRFH
- the LOC117741987 gene encoding inositol-tetrakisphosphate 1-kinase-like isoform X3; amino-acid sequence: MSGGRVGFCLSDKKRKRMNLDAFAVFCEGHGVDVVQIDLTRPLVHQGPFDVIVHKLSDVIVEAEQDSQSQQLLANFQSYVSAHPATVLLDPLPAMTRLLDRFASYRIMSELRESLRDWSICSPPYLEIHRASEPPSIQQAMMTQGVSFPLICKTRVAHGSLSHEMSLIFSGGGLEDIRPPCVLQSFVNHGAVLHKVFVVGDRHFCVERPSLKNFPSGACGQSATDRKTIFFNSHEVSKPESNSDLTALDGQTASRAPPSSEAVAALVGELRVQLGMALFGVDLIISIHTHTLTVIDINIFPGYEGVPQFFSSLLSHIESVLDQRQAGGGPSAATTGL
- the LOC117741987 gene encoding inositol-tetrakisphosphate 1-kinase-like isoform X4; protein product: MSGGRVGFCLSDKKRKRMNLDAFAVFCEGHGVDVVQIDLTRPLVHQGPFDVIVHKLSDVIVEAEQDSQSQQLLANFQSYVSAHPATVLLDPLPAMTRLLDRFASYRIMSELRESLRDWSICSPPYLEIHRASEPPSIQQAMMTQGVSFPLICKTRVAHGSLSHEMSLIFSGGGLEDIRPPCVLQSFVNHGAVLHKVFVVGDRHFCVERPSLKNFPSGACDRKTIFFNSHEVSKPESNSDLTALDGQTASRAPPSSEAVAALVGELRVQLGMALFGVDLIISIHTHTLTVIDINIFPGYEGVPQFFSSLLSHIESVLDQRQAGGGPSAATTGL
- the LOC117741987 gene encoding inositol-tetrakisphosphate 1-kinase-like isoform X6; translation: MSGGRVGFCLSDKKRKRMNLDAFAVFCEGHGVDVVQIDLTRPLVHQGPFDVIVHKLSDVIVEAEQDSQSQQLLANFQSYVSAHPATVLLDPLPAMTRLLDRFASYRIMSELRESLRDWSICSPPYLEIHRASEPPSIQQAMMTQGVSFPLICKTRVAHGSLSHEMSLIFSGGGLEDIRPPCVLQSFVNHGAVLHKVFVVGDRHFCVERPSLKNFPSGACGQSATDRKTIFFNSHEVSKPESNSDLTAVDPHLKSTLKITPPSLPPDLSAGRADGVPGSSQL